The following proteins are co-located in the Mesorhizobium sp. M1E.F.Ca.ET.045.02.1.1 genome:
- a CDS encoding FkbM family methyltransferase, which yields MSLMTVHGVKVPLRPNDVSPVIWQALDNETYEAKEAKWISKAVKPGDRVLELGSGIGIITSLIAQIPDVQVWAFEANPASVALAQRVVDANDLDNVVLLKGILAAGPPRPFTFYLRKDLWMSSMDKDQGPYEREMTIVSTDADDFIVQHGANVLVMDIEGAERELLQHAKLPGIERVFLELHDHLYGLDGIRDITQALALKGYAYDPRGSRGPCVLFAKDDGPREYEEVEPDAA from the coding sequence ATGTCATTGATGACCGTCCATGGGGTCAAGGTGCCCCTGCGCCCTAACGACGTCTCGCCTGTCATCTGGCAGGCTCTCGACAACGAAACCTATGAAGCCAAGGAAGCCAAGTGGATATCGAAGGCCGTGAAGCCCGGCGATCGCGTTCTGGAACTCGGCTCAGGCATCGGCATCATCACCTCGCTTATCGCTCAGATCCCGGACGTTCAGGTATGGGCCTTCGAAGCAAATCCGGCGTCGGTTGCCCTTGCCCAGCGCGTCGTCGACGCCAACGATCTGGACAACGTGGTCCTACTGAAAGGGATTCTTGCAGCCGGTCCGCCACGCCCATTCACCTTCTATCTCCGCAAGGACCTCTGGATGTCCTCAATGGACAAAGATCAGGGGCCGTACGAGCGCGAAATGACGATTGTCTCGACTGACGCCGACGACTTCATCGTCCAGCACGGCGCCAACGTCCTTGTTATGGACATAGAAGGCGCCGAAAGGGAACTCTTGCAGCACGCCAAGCTCCCGGGCATCGAGCGCGTCTTCCTGGAATTGCATGATCACTTGTATGGACTGGACGGAATCCGCGATATCACCCAGGCATTGGCGCTAAAAGGCTATGCGTATGATCCCCGCGGGTCCCGCGGACCGTGCGTGCTTTTCGCCAAGGACGACGGTCCACGCGAATATGAAGAGGTTGAACCAGATGCGGCGTGA
- a CDS encoding ATP-binding protein, with the protein MRFGTSRFFAALPYLGLALALLLSTWAFVRSDRYRQETDEILNQTYEIQWRATQVRERLVRVHGYIRLADEAGKLDPDINRQMALVSVNIAQLLALPYLQHFFPQKDIELLENVRRTVEQNVAPVVEAGSNYADALDHMTNLEQDMYEISSATVDHSTTLQETAQIDIAASRNWFMFAIALGLIAIFYLITHQRHAYVSRRDRHMRSFASLFAHMTRSRVTALRLFLEGTGSEQPPREEMLKAARSAANELESINDGLLKIAFSQRDSHVLPLAKLLLDLKDRDGIVQLSVDSEAGTQAVPATQFQLVLSELVQNALTAVENIDRPSVVVKASVVHRPIFCRSVLLLEVADNGVGMTPEVLRKAKTPFFSTRAGNHVGLGLTGCSQMVATLNGRLFIDSKPGAGTVVKVRIPIGA; encoded by the coding sequence ATGAGATTCGGCACCAGCCGCTTTTTTGCTGCCTTGCCTTATCTTGGGCTGGCGCTCGCCCTCCTCCTCAGCACTTGGGCGTTCGTCCGATCGGACCGCTACAGGCAAGAGACGGACGAGATCCTCAACCAGACCTACGAGATTCAATGGCGTGCGACCCAGGTGCGCGAGCGGCTTGTCAGGGTCCATGGCTATATCCGTCTCGCCGACGAAGCCGGCAAGCTCGATCCTGACATCAATCGGCAAATGGCTCTTGTGAGCGTCAACATCGCTCAGCTTCTGGCGCTGCCGTACCTGCAGCATTTCTTCCCGCAGAAAGACATCGAACTCCTGGAAAACGTGCGTCGGACAGTCGAGCAAAACGTCGCGCCGGTCGTCGAAGCTGGTTCCAACTATGCGGATGCCCTCGACCACATGACCAATCTCGAACAGGACATGTACGAGATCTCTAGTGCCACCGTTGATCACAGTACGACGCTCCAGGAAACTGCTCAAATCGATATAGCCGCATCCCGCAACTGGTTCATGTTCGCGATTGCGCTGGGACTGATCGCGATCTTCTATCTCATAACCCATCAGCGTCACGCTTACGTCAGCCGTCGCGATCGACACATGCGCTCGTTCGCCTCGCTGTTCGCGCATATGACGCGCTCCCGCGTCACCGCTTTGCGACTGTTTCTGGAGGGCACCGGTTCGGAGCAACCTCCGAGAGAAGAGATGTTGAAGGCTGCCCGCAGTGCGGCGAATGAGCTCGAATCCATCAATGACGGTTTGCTCAAGATCGCCTTTTCGCAACGAGATTCGCATGTCCTGCCGCTCGCCAAGCTTTTGCTGGACCTCAAAGATCGGGACGGCATCGTGCAACTGTCAGTCGATTCCGAGGCGGGAACGCAAGCCGTGCCGGCAACCCAGTTTCAACTGGTGCTGAGCGAGCTCGTGCAGAACGCGCTCACGGCGGTCGAAAACATCGACAGGCCGAGCGTTGTCGTAAAGGCATCGGTCGTGCACCGGCCTATTTTTTGCCGCAGCGTTCTGTTGCTCGAGGTCGCAGACAACGGTGTCGGCATGACGCCAGAAGTCCTGCGCAAAGCAAAGACGCCCTTCTTTTCGACCCGGGCCGGGAATCACGTCGGCCTCGGCCTCACCGGCTGTTCCCAGATGGTCGCCACACTCAATGGGAGGCTTTTCATCGATAGCAAACCCGGAGCGGGCACTGTCGTCAAGGTCCGCATCCCAATCGGTGCATAA
- a CDS encoding acetyl-CoA carboxylase biotin carboxylase subunit family protein, whose product MARALILIGGTVMGSGLLYVQAAQRLALQPITLSADPTRYDHFTAKGAETIRVDTDDLDALIRECSRLRATYDIAGITSAADSFYATASKLCRHFNLPGPNPEAIEQCLDKYTQRQLLAASGVPVPAYRLAANAADVADSAAEIGLPVIVKPAVGSGSVGVRLCSTADEVVEHTNHLLGGQHIWRSAPRMLIEEFAQGPLYVAEIMGKEVIGISTLDFGPPPNFVYHENTFPALLTDEEHGRISDVSLSCLRALGLGWGPTNIELRWTKRGPVVIEVNPRLSGSPGPQLVKLASGIDLVAEHIKLASGGDVDLRRRHSHIAAAQFLVPDRDGTLDWIDGDSQAAAISGVAEVKLYIKSQTPIVRKGDYRDCIGHVIATSPSLEQSKAILRRAVDLIPWSITPLMTDSRK is encoded by the coding sequence ATGGCAAGAGCGCTGATCCTGATTGGAGGTACGGTAATGGGCTCGGGTCTGCTCTACGTCCAGGCCGCTCAACGTCTTGCCCTCCAGCCAATTACCCTTTCGGCTGATCCAACTCGGTATGACCATTTCACGGCGAAAGGGGCTGAGACAATCCGTGTTGATACAGACGATCTGGATGCGCTGATCCGCGAATGTTCCCGGCTCCGTGCAACCTATGACATTGCTGGCATCACAAGTGCTGCGGATTCGTTCTATGCGACAGCCAGCAAGCTTTGTCGGCACTTCAATCTACCTGGACCGAACCCGGAAGCTATTGAACAATGCTTAGATAAGTACACTCAGCGTCAACTTCTCGCAGCCTCAGGCGTTCCGGTACCTGCTTATCGCTTGGCGGCCAATGCAGCGGATGTAGCCGATTCTGCCGCGGAAATCGGACTGCCGGTGATCGTTAAGCCTGCGGTGGGCAGCGGCAGCGTCGGCGTCCGATTGTGCTCCACTGCCGATGAGGTGGTCGAACACACGAACCATCTGTTGGGCGGGCAGCACATATGGCGGTCTGCGCCAAGGATGCTGATCGAAGAATTCGCGCAAGGCCCCCTTTATGTCGCTGAGATAATGGGGAAAGAGGTCATTGGGATTTCCACCCTGGACTTCGGTCCCCCACCGAACTTCGTCTATCATGAGAACACCTTTCCGGCTTTGCTGACTGACGAGGAACATGGGCGTATCAGCGATGTTTCGCTGAGTTGCTTGCGCGCTCTTGGCCTTGGCTGGGGGCCAACAAACATTGAACTCCGGTGGACGAAGCGTGGGCCAGTCGTCATTGAAGTTAATCCGCGTCTTTCTGGTTCGCCCGGTCCTCAACTGGTCAAGTTAGCTTCTGGTATCGATCTCGTAGCCGAACATATCAAGCTTGCCAGTGGCGGCGACGTGGATTTGCGCAGAAGGCATTCGCACATTGCGGCCGCGCAGTTCCTGGTTCCTGATCGCGATGGCACCCTTGATTGGATCGACGGGGACAGTCAGGCGGCTGCTATATCAGGTGTTGCCGAGGTTAAGTTATATATTAAATCTCAGACGCCGATCGTCCGTAAAGGTGATTATCGCGACTGTATAGGACATGTTATCGCCACTTCACCCTCTCTCGAACAGAGCAAAGCGATACTTAGGCGTGCCGTCGACTTGATTCCTTGGTCCATCACGCCATTGATGACGGATAGTCGAAAGTGA